Proteins from a genomic interval of Calditrichota bacterium:
- a CDS encoding T9SS type A sorting domain-containing protein — protein MTYSVPLRHGWILFSSVCPPANPAFPAVFTDVVARNNLYLVKDQSGRFYRPGVFNNMQPFDVRQGYQAKLNNSDTLVIVNVPVAPDTPIPLREGWNLVAYFPEENLPAPDAFASLDNLVIAKDEQGRFYRPAAGFSNMGSLTRGKGYQVKVDGAGELVYPAGDRIAGILPAMESRQDGGVTHFQPVERTGRNMSVLLNVEWRMENVELEIGAFTEDGHCVGAATIQNPKSKIQNRIGLAVWGDDPTTPEIDGAVEGEALTFKLWDGQTESPIALEHSSTRALEHLTYETDAFLEVSLNTKDSKETEVVPEDYALHEPYPNPFNSTTLIRFDVPPINRGATGDMNRGATGEINLRLFDHLGRMVRNLTPQEVIAAGQRSVVFDAGGLPNGIYFLRLEAEGVSLQRKLALVR, from the coding sequence GTGACATATTCTGTCCCTCTCCGCCACGGCTGGATTCTCTTTTCTTCCGTCTGTCCTCCTGCAAATCCCGCCTTTCCTGCCGTCTTCACTGACGTCGTCGCGCGGAACAACCTCTACCTCGTGAAAGACCAGTCCGGGCGCTTCTACCGCCCCGGCGTCTTCAACAATATGCAGCCGTTCGACGTCCGGCAGGGCTATCAAGCCAAACTTAACAACTCCGACACGCTCGTCATCGTCAACGTTCCCGTCGCGCCCGACACGCCGATCCCCCTTCGCGAAGGCTGGAACCTCGTCGCCTACTTCCCCGAAGAGAACCTCCCCGCGCCGGACGCCTTCGCATCGCTTGACAACCTGGTCATCGCCAAGGACGAGCAGGGGCGGTTTTACCGGCCCGCGGCAGGTTTCAGCAATATGGGGAGCCTGACCCGCGGCAAGGGTTATCAGGTGAAAGTCGATGGCGCGGGGGAACTGGTCTATCCGGCAGGGGATCGTATCGCCGGCATCCTGCCGGCAATGGAAAGCCGCCAGGATGGCGGCGTTACCCACTTCCAGCCTGTTGAGCGGACGGGGAGGAATATGTCGGTGCTTTTGAATGTAGAATGGAGAATGGAGAATGTAGAATTGGAGATAGGAGCGTTCACAGAGGACGGGCATTGCGTCGGGGCCGCGACAATCCAAAATCCAAAATCCAAAATCCAAAATCGCATTGGTCTTGCCGTCTGGGGCGACGACCCGACCACCCCTGAGATCGACGGGGCGGTCGAGGGTGAAGCGCTCACCTTCAAATTGTGGGACGGGCAGACCGAGTCCCCCATCGCACTTGAGCACTCGAGCACTCGGGCACTTGAGCACCTTACCTATGAAACCGACGCCTTCCTGGAGGTCTCTCTCAACACGAAGGACAGCAAGGAAACGGAGGTCGTTCCTGAAGATTATGCCCTTCACGAGCCGTATCCTAACCCGTTCAACAGCACGACTTTGATCCGGTTCGATGTGCCCCCGATAAATCGGGGAGCCACCGGTGATATGAATCGGGGAGCCACCGGTGAGATCAATCTTCGCCTCTTCGACCATCTGGGCCGCATGGTGCGCAACCTGACGCCGCAGGAAGTCATCGCTGCCGGTCAGCGGAGCGTCGTTTTCGATGCCGGCGGGCTGCCGAATGGCATCTATTTCTTAAGGCTCGAGGCGGAGGGCGTGTCGCTGCAGCGCAAGTTGGCGCTGGTGCGGTAG
- a CDS encoding ferritin → MTLDKSLAKALNDQLNREFYSANLYLAMAASCQARNLEGFAHWFRVHSAEERTHALKFYDYLYQRRSRATIDAVPKPPADWKTPLAAFEAGLAAEVEVSAHIAALVELAQKKNDHATVHFLQWFVAEQVEEEALFDGIIQKLKAIADHPAGLMIMDRALGERS, encoded by the coding sequence ATGACTCTCGACAAATCTCTCGCCAAAGCGCTGAATGACCAACTCAACCGCGAGTTCTATTCAGCCAACCTCTACCTCGCGATGGCCGCATCCTGTCAGGCTCGCAACCTCGAAGGTTTTGCGCACTGGTTCCGCGTCCACTCGGCTGAGGAGCGCACTCACGCGCTGAAGTTCTACGACTACCTCTACCAACGCCGCTCTCGCGCTACGATCGACGCCGTTCCGAAACCGCCGGCCGACTGGAAGACGCCGCTCGCCGCCTTCGAAGCCGGCCTGGCTGCCGAAGTTGAAGTCTCGGCGCACATCGCGGCGCTCGTCGAATTGGCACAGAAGAAGAACGATCACGCGACCGTCCACTTCCTGCAGTGGTTCGTCGCCGAGCAGGTCGAGGAGGAAGCGCTGTTCGACGGCATCATCCAGAAACTTAAGGCAATTGCCGACCACCCGGCAGGCTTGATGATCATGGACCGCGCCCTCGGGGAGCGAAGTTGA